The following are encoded in a window of Astyanax mexicanus isolate ESR-SI-001 chromosome 6, AstMex3_surface, whole genome shotgun sequence genomic DNA:
- the zgc:136493 gene encoding probable 2-ketogluconate reductase isoform X2: protein MEKPCVLAPIGQEAIYPCFAPCIEKHFTIVSYETFAQKREDFADKIQAVFVWGGALKVDRGLLQSLPKLKAVVNGGVGVDHLDISLINSFGVKVSNTPHVVDNATADIGMGLMLASARKIIQADNFSRHYESADMPESSMGNDVSGATLGIIGMGRIGYKVARRAYGFDMKILYHNRSRRKEEEERAVGAVYCEKMEELLQKSDFVMVVVNLSPQTHKLIGAKELAMMKSSSTLINISRGLVVDQDALVDALQRKVIKAAALDVTYPEPLPRGHPLLSFPNVIVLPHIGTHTVETSQIMVERMVTNALAAVNGEQLPNEVKI from the exons ATGGAGAAACCTTGTGTACTGGCCCCCATCGGACAGGAGGCCATCTACCCGTGTTTTGCGCCGTGCATTGAGAAGCATTTCACCATAGTTTCCTATGAGACGTTTGCTCAAAAACGAGAGGACTTTGCCGACAAGATCCAGGCCGTCTTCGTGTGGGGAGGAGCTTTAAAGGTTGACCGTGGTCTCCTGCAGTCTTTACCCAAACTTAAAGCTGTAGTGAATGGTGGGGTTGGAGTGGACCACCTGGATATATCTCTGATTAACAGCTTTGGAGTGAAGGTCAGCAACACGCCTCATGTCGTCGACAATGCCACAGCGGACATCGGTATGGGTCTGATGTTGGCGTCCGCGAGGAAAATCATTCAAG CAGATAACTTTTCCAGGCACTATGAATCAGCAGACATGCCCGAGTCTTCGATGGGAAATGATGTCAGCGGTGCCACTCTGGGTATTATTGGTATGGGAAGAATAGGATATAAGGTTGCCAGAAGAGCCTACGGTTTTGACATGAAAATCCTCTATCACAACCGGAGCCGGAG gaaggaggaggaggagagggcaGTGGGAGCTGTGTACTGTGAGAAGATGGAGGAGCTGCTGCAGAAATCAGATTTCGTCATGGTGGTGGTTAATTTGTCTCCTCAGACTCACAAACTCATTGGAGCTAAAGAACTCGCCATGATGAAATCCAGCAGTACCCTCATTAACATCAGCAGAG GACTGGTTGTTGACCAGGATGCTTTGGTTGATGCACTTCAGAGGAAAGTCATAAAAGCTGCAGCTTTGGATGTGACGTACCCTGAGCCTCTCCCAAG AGGTCACCCCTTGCTGTCATTTCCTAATGTGATTGTTCTGCCTCATATCGGGACACACACAGTGGAGACATCCCAGATCATGGTGGAGAGGATGGTGACCAACGCTCTGGCAGCTGTAAATGGGGAACAACTTCCTAATGAAGTGAAGATTTAA
- the zgc:136493 gene encoding glyoxylate/hydroxypyruvate reductase B isoform X1: protein MAMMLASSRKIPCFAQRIGRFAQRNRCGLKHAQTMEKPCVLAPIGQEAIYPCFAPCIEKHFTIVSYETFAQKREDFADKIQAVFVWGGALKVDRGLLQSLPKLKAVVNGGVGVDHLDISLINSFGVKVSNTPHVVDNATADIGMGLMLASARKIIQADNFSRHYESADMPESSMGNDVSGATLGIIGMGRIGYKVARRAYGFDMKILYHNRSRRKEEEERAVGAVYCEKMEELLQKSDFVMVVVNLSPQTHKLIGAKELAMMKSSSTLINISRGLVVDQDALVDALQRKVIKAAALDVTYPEPLPRGHPLLSFPNVIVLPHIGTHTVETSQIMVERMVTNALAAVNGEQLPNEVKI, encoded by the exons ATGGCTATGATGTTGGCGTCCTCCAGGAAAATCCCATGTTTTGCACAGAGAATTGGAAGGTTTGCACAGAGAAACCGGTGTGGTTTAAAACACG CACAGACGATGGAGAAACCTTGTGTACTGGCCCCCATCGGACAGGAGGCCATCTACCCGTGTTTTGCGCCGTGCATTGAGAAGCATTTCACCATAGTTTCCTATGAGACGTTTGCTCAAAAACGAGAGGACTTTGCCGACAAGATCCAGGCCGTCTTCGTGTGGGGAGGAGCTTTAAAGGTTGACCGTGGTCTCCTGCAGTCTTTACCCAAACTTAAAGCTGTAGTGAATGGTGGGGTTGGAGTGGACCACCTGGATATATCTCTGATTAACAGCTTTGGAGTGAAGGTCAGCAACACGCCTCATGTCGTCGACAATGCCACAGCGGACATCGGTATGGGTCTGATGTTGGCGTCCGCGAGGAAAATCATTCAAG CAGATAACTTTTCCAGGCACTATGAATCAGCAGACATGCCCGAGTCTTCGATGGGAAATGATGTCAGCGGTGCCACTCTGGGTATTATTGGTATGGGAAGAATAGGATATAAGGTTGCCAGAAGAGCCTACGGTTTTGACATGAAAATCCTCTATCACAACCGGAGCCGGAG gaaggaggaggaggagagggcaGTGGGAGCTGTGTACTGTGAGAAGATGGAGGAGCTGCTGCAGAAATCAGATTTCGTCATGGTGGTGGTTAATTTGTCTCCTCAGACTCACAAACTCATTGGAGCTAAAGAACTCGCCATGATGAAATCCAGCAGTACCCTCATTAACATCAGCAGAG GACTGGTTGTTGACCAGGATGCTTTGGTTGATGCACTTCAGAGGAAAGTCATAAAAGCTGCAGCTTTGGATGTGACGTACCCTGAGCCTCTCCCAAG AGGTCACCCCTTGCTGTCATTTCCTAATGTGATTGTTCTGCCTCATATCGGGACACACACAGTGGAGACATCCCAGATCATGGTGGAGAGGATGGTGACCAACGCTCTGGCAGCTGTAAATGGGGAACAACTTCCTAATGAAGTGAAGATTTAA